ATCATGTGCCTTCCTAGCAACCAAATTTGCTCTTCCCAGCAAAGGAAGATGTTGGAAGGTGAAACCGAGTGCTCCCTTGAGCTACTAGATCTCTGCAACGCCATGCATGAGGACTTCACCGAGTTGAAGGCCATTATCCAAGATCTGCAAGTGGTGACCAGAAAAGGAGATGACACCGCTGCTCAAGTCAAGATCCAGTCTTACACCCGCCTAGTGAAGAAGGCGAAGAAACATTTCAAGAAGGTCGCGAAGAAGGTTACATCTGACAAGAAGGACTACAGGATGGTCAGGCTGTTGAGCGAGGCTAGGGAGATCACCACCTCTCTCCTCGAGTCAACAGTACACCTCTTGTCCAAGCAAATCGCAGTGCCAAAATGGTCTCTCGTCTCCAAGGCATTCCAGAAGAACTCGGTTGTCTGCAAGGAGGAGCAGTTGCAGGTCCTAGAGTGCAGTGTTGGAGATCTTGAGACTGGAGCAGGAATTCTGTTCCGGAGATTGCTCCAGAGCAGAGTTACTCTCCTAAACATTCTTAGCTCATAGATACTCTTCAACATCTGCTACTCTTGCACCGTGCGATTGGCTTTCACCTTTTAAAGGATTGCTGATCTTTCtcagtgtgtgtgtatatatatgtagaAATGTACAGAATACTCCATACAGAAAGGAAACAAAAGTTTTGATCGAACTCATACTGTGAATTCAACCTTTGCATGCTTCTGAGATTCCGTGCTGGTCCATAACTACCTACTTGTTTGTACCTTGTATATTCATGTGGCCACGTTGCCTCACACCTGCTTAATCTCATGATTTTGTTTTAGCATCTTTCCCTTACATGCCAGGTCCAAACTACAAGGCAAGCTTGCAAATGGATAACATGCTGGCCAGATTTTCTTCACGGCGACATAGCCTGGCCTGTTATTGCATTGTTTTTGTTTGCACCCAGCATCTAAAACACAATTGCAGTGAAAGAGATAACAACTTCAATTTTTCTGTTGGCAAGGCTGTGGTGGTTACAGAACAATCTGAAAATTTTCTAGAATTCTCGTGTACTTCTGATGATACTCAGTACTGGTATCCATATCATTTGAGCACATACATGACAGTGCAATATGGCGTGGCTGCGCACTACCTTCATTACTGACACAAACCAAATAAGTTCAGTGAGCGAGAAATTATGTGCAGAGCACATAAATTTTAAACCAAACGCGTGGATTTAGAATAACCTGATAAGATGCAAATTCTGACGACTCAATAGTTTTCATTGGCTCCATCAGCTCAGGCGGTACAACCCAGCTAGGTCACAAGGCATGGCAGCAGACAGAGAACTAAGAGCTAACTAGATGCATACCACGGTGGCTTCAAAAGATAATCGCGGGGTGATGAATCTCTtgcttgtgcttcaaaagataatCTCGTCCATGCTCAAACCCTCATGGGGTGAAGCCTTGGACTGGAGAGGTTGGGTGGCTGAAAGATTGGCTTGAACCAAGAAGTAGAGGACATATTTAAAGGTTTGGCATGAATGTTGGAGTAGAATGTTATTTGGCTCAGCATAAGACTTGAATGTTTTCTCTTAAGTGGATATTTGGAATGAAACTCTGAACTGGTGGGATAGGGTATACCCAAAAAGGCTTTtgtcccgctttatatataaagcactgaTCCACAATCATCACAATACAAACTCATGCCACCACCACACACGACACACACACCCAATGCAAGATACAAGGGTGCCGAGCACTGCCAGACCACCCCAACGAATACCAAGCCACTACACATGCGCGAGGCTGATCTGCTTGGAGCCAACGGAGATCTCCAATCCTCTGAGGAGAGGTGAGATGGAAAACAATGGAACACGGACTCCAAGATGGTGCCTCCTAGAAGGGAACAACCACTGATAGCTGCCACCATCCGATCCCAAAGATCGAGTTTTCACCCGGAGCAATTCGAAGGAGTAAGGGCACCACGACGGAGCCTTCATGAAGGATACGGTGTCCATGGACTCCGCCGCTCTCGGCCAAATCAAGATTGGGCAAGTGATGTACCCCGGCACGCCCACCCCTCCGACGCATCCTAGCTCCGCCAACCACCAGCGACCACCGACCTACGTGGCCATGGCCGCTCGCCCGCACCCGAGGCGCAAGTTCCGCCCACGAACACCGTGCctcccgccgccagggccgccgccctGCATCCAGACACCCCAAGACCGACCAAAGTGACCGGCTTTGGGCCAAAGGGCACGCTTGGCCGAACAGACCGCAGCATACGTCCAGCCTCGAACAACGCCGGAGCCATGTCAGCCCCCACACGCCCGGGGAACGGGGGAGGAGGGGGAGTGGACGGATCCGGGCCAGCACACCCCTTTTCCAGCAATGGGTGGCCCGAGCTCGTCGGTGCCTCCCATCCCTCCAGCCTGCCTCCCCACGGGACACATCCTGTGTCGCCCCACCTCGATAGTGAACGCAGCTCCAGGCGAGGCCACCAACGTACACCCGCCCACCGGCAAGAGGAGGCCTGAAGGACCACCGTCAATCGCAAAGGAAGCCCACCGAGGAGCCCAATTGCGCTGCCTGCCGTCGCCCAGCCGCTGTAGCCTGCGATTCTGACCGGCCCGCCCACCAGCCCGCCGCTGCCGCGGGGCGCCACCACCCGCCGTGGCCATGGCAGGGAGGAGACCAGCAGCCTGCGCCGCCCTCGGCACGCGCCGCCCGGCCCCAAATCTGGCCTTGACCTCGTCAATCCCGGCGACCAAGGCACGCCCTCCACCACCGCGCCGCCCAACGCGCCACCGCAGCGCcgtcgtcgtcgtgctgctgcaccCGGCGACTAGTGCAGCACCCAGCCCCGGGTGAGCCGCCCCGCGCCACGCCACCCGCGCGAGGGGAAGAAGAAAGCCCCGCCGCTGCCGTCGGCCGGGCTTCACCCAGTCGCgccccctggcggcggcgagggaggggaggggaggagggacgcCCCACCGGCAGCTAGGGTTGGCCTCCCGTGCGCCCGCGGGGGCGTCGCGGGAGGAGAGGGAGTCTAAAACTCGGATAGGGTATATATAAGCTAGACCCAGAAATCTGGTCGTTACACACTTTTTTGTACAACTTTGAGTCACCAAATGGTCAGCTCGGAGGCTTCAACTGAACTGCAAAGAGGTACTTTTGTATAGGCGTTTTAAAAATCTACTCAATTTTAGTGGTCAAGTTTTAAGCCTTTCTACCAAGGTTGCTTAGGTGTCAATGATTATCTACGAGTGTGGATAGACTAAGTCGACTAGCGAGTGTCTATGGACTCTCTTGCCCACAACACGATGCACCAAAGGAGATAAGTAAAGGGACACTATTTCTTGGATCAGACTGTTCCGGGAGATATGTTCCTTGTAACTATACAAGATCGGATTGTGGGGGATAGCCGAAGATAGTTTCCTAGTTTACTAATAGGAGGATGCCTATATAAGGCCTCAAGAGCCCTTTCTAGGTAGGGGATATCCAATCTATGACAACATATATGTTGTAAGCTCGTATCAATATACACAAAGCAAGGCTAGGACTATTACCCATCACAAGGGCCTAACCCTGGATAAAACCATCAATGAACTGCGGCTCCTTGCACCTCCGCGCCACGCGGCTCTGCTCCTCAGCATGGTTGAAACACCCCGCGCCGCCCCTATCCATGCCTGAGCGAGAGATAAGGGCCCGTTGCAGCCGCGATGGTTGGCCGCCGGCTAGGGTTTGGCACCCGTGGCGGAGCTAAATCCGGTAGTTCTTTAGTTAGGGGATCATAAGGTAgatgtcttggagcgatggtaacaggggcacaagttttacccaggtttaggctctCTGAGGGGATAAAATCCTATGTCTTGCTTGTGATTTATGGCATCGGAGTGTGTACAGAGTACAGGTAAAACTACCAAGAAATTGTAATGTGTTCTCTACTAGCCAGGCCCCTCGGTTTATAAAGGTACATGGGGTCCTAGGGTACAAGATCCTAGTCAGCTACATATGGGGAGGCAGAGTTTTGAAGTATACGTCAAGTCTTCTGGATCTTCCTTGTATACACCATGGGCTGCCTGATGCGGCCCAGGACGAAACTGGCAAGGGGtcctcggcccagcccaccagggaggGAGTCAACATGATAAGAGGCCCCTTAGTCCAGGGAGGCCATCATCATGCAAAGTCGCAGCAGCAGCTATTCACCAGAGACAAACGAAAAGTACATGTTAATTACAAAGAGCTGGGGACACAGGTTTGAGAAACAGTTAACAATCAAAATCCTGACCAGTGCATCAATCTTCGGTCCCTCCAGCAACACTCTCTGGCGCTGCAAAAGGAGTGTATTCAATTTTGTGCCGCGTGGTTTCGTTTGAATGGTATAGGAATTTATGTTATACATTCAGTTTGTGAATCGTCCAAAGACTCCATATCAAATTGCCACCCATTTTTcatcgcaaaaaaaaagaaaagaagaagaaaagcagtATCATCGCCGTCTTCTAGAACCCCAGAAAAATAGGGCAACTctgaatttcacggccttcttctttTCACTGGCAGTTTAACCTATTGGTGAGGGTGCATCTTACTTTCAGTGGGAAGTTTTTTTGTTTGCAAAGAGCTTGTAGCTGTTAGACACTTGAGAGACATATGACATACCACTCCCCCCCTCCCCCCACAAGCAAAGGAGGAAAGCAGATACCACTAACACCGCATTCGACGTTTGCCCCTGAAGCGTAGAGAGTTAACTTATGAAGTCCAGAAAGCAAGTATCAANNNNNNNNNNNNNNNNNNNNNNNNNNNNNNNNNNNNNNNNN
This portion of the Triticum dicoccoides isolate Atlit2015 ecotype Zavitan chromosome 7A, WEW_v2.0, whole genome shotgun sequence genome encodes:
- the LOC119331379 gene encoding uncharacterized protein LOC119331379 — encoded protein: MACHLRSVSLPSRPHTKVEEDLHSLEASISSPSMTIETISDGLRRLGDIYSTIEEIMCLPSNQICSSQQRKMLEGETECSLELLDLCNAMHEDFTELKAIIQDLQVVTRKGDDTAAQVKIQSYTRLVKKAKKHFKKVAKKVTSDKKDYRMVRLLSEAREITTSLLESTVHLLSKQIAVPKWSLVSKAFQKNSVVCKEEQLQVLECSVGDLETGAGILFRRLLQSRVTLLNILSS